The following proteins are encoded in a genomic region of Variovorax paradoxus:
- the nusB gene encoding transcription antitermination factor NusB: MTEDNNNKAAGAKPRPERQVRTGLTSTGARKASAKSNRSRAREFALQALYQHLVGRNDPTDIDHFTRDLAGFHKADAAHYDALLHGAIEGAEQLDALIRPLLDRKFEEISPIEHAVMWIGVYEFQHCLDVPWRVVLNECIELAKEFGGTDGHKYVNAVLNGLAPQLRAAEVEADRSSGKARP; the protein is encoded by the coding sequence ATGACCGAAGACAACAACAACAAAGCAGCCGGTGCCAAGCCGCGCCCGGAGCGCCAGGTGCGCACCGGCCTCACCAGCACCGGTGCACGCAAGGCTTCGGCCAAGTCGAACCGCAGCCGCGCGCGCGAGTTCGCGCTGCAGGCGCTCTACCAGCACCTGGTGGGCCGCAACGACCCGACCGACATCGATCACTTCACGCGCGACCTCGCGGGCTTTCACAAAGCCGACGCCGCGCACTACGACGCGCTGCTGCACGGCGCCATCGAAGGCGCCGAGCAGCTCGACGCACTGATCCGGCCGCTGCTGGACCGCAAGTTCGAGGAGATATCGCCCATCGAACACGCCGTGATGTGGATCGGCGTGTACGAGTTCCAGCATTGCCTCGACGTGCCGTGGCGCGTGGTGCTCAACGAATGCATCGAGCTTGCCAAGGAATTCGGCGGCACCGACGGCCACAAGTACGTGAACGCCGTGCTCAACGGCCTGGCGCCGCAATTGCGCGCCGCCGAAGTGGAGGCCGACCGCAGTTCCGGCAAGGCCAGACCGTGA
- the ribD gene encoding bifunctional diaminohydroxyphosphoribosylaminopyrimidine deaminase/5-amino-6-(5-phosphoribosylamino)uracil reductase RibD: MPSPEQDAQDAQHIATALRLASAALWLTDPNPRVGCVLSDAVGRVLGQGYTQQAGGPHAEVMALRDAAAKGHSVAGATAYVTLEPCSHHGRTGPCCDALIAAGVGRVVASLADPNPLVAGQGFARLRAAGVEVQTGPGAAESRELNIGFFSRMVRKLPWVRLKVAASLDGKTGLANGVSQWITSEAARADGHAWRARASAVLTGVGTVLEDNPRLDVRLVETPRQPHLVIVDSHLQTPPDAHVFIAGRPVWIYAASRDAARAAALEASGATVTCLPNASGKVDLAAMLQDLAARGVNELHVEAGHKLNGSLIREGCVDELLVYLAPKLIGSGLDMASHLHAGGPLTSLAGALALEFKSVQMLGPDLRIVSRVRGRDSF, encoded by the coding sequence ATGCCCTCCCCTGAACAAGATGCACAAGACGCGCAGCACATCGCCACCGCATTGCGGCTGGCTTCCGCCGCGCTGTGGCTGACCGATCCCAACCCGCGCGTCGGCTGCGTCCTGAGCGATGCGGTGGGCCGCGTGCTGGGCCAGGGGTACACGCAGCAGGCCGGCGGACCGCATGCCGAAGTGATGGCGCTGCGCGACGCAGCGGCCAAGGGCCATTCGGTGGCGGGCGCCACCGCCTACGTCACGCTCGAGCCCTGTTCGCACCACGGGCGCACTGGCCCCTGTTGCGACGCGCTGATCGCGGCGGGCGTCGGCAGGGTCGTCGCATCGCTCGCCGATCCGAACCCGCTGGTGGCAGGGCAAGGCTTCGCGCGCCTGCGCGCAGCGGGTGTCGAGGTGCAGACCGGCCCGGGCGCGGCCGAGTCGCGCGAACTCAATATCGGTTTCTTCAGCCGCATGGTCCGCAAGCTGCCCTGGGTGCGCCTGAAGGTAGCGGCCTCGCTCGACGGCAAGACCGGCCTTGCCAACGGCGTGAGCCAATGGATCACCTCCGAGGCCGCGCGCGCCGACGGCCACGCGTGGCGGGCCCGGGCCAGTGCGGTGCTGACGGGCGTCGGCACCGTGCTCGAGGACAACCCCCGGCTCGACGTGCGGCTGGTCGAGACGCCGCGCCAGCCGCATCTGGTGATCGTCGACAGTCACCTGCAGACGCCGCCCGATGCTCATGTTTTCATAGCAGGCCGTCCGGTATGGATCTACGCCGCCTCGCGCGACGCGGCCAGGGCCGCCGCGCTGGAAGCCAGCGGCGCCACGGTCACCTGCCTGCCTAATGCAAGCGGCAAGGTCGACCTGGCGGCGATGCTGCAAGACCTGGCGGCGCGCGGCGTCAACGAACTCCACGTCGAAGCCGGCCACAAGCTCAACGGCTCGCTGATCCGCGAAGGCTGCGTCGACGAGCTGCTGGTGTATCTGGCGCCCAAGCTGATCGGCAGCGGCCTCGACATGGCGAGCCACCTGCATGCCGGCGGGCCGCTCACCTCGCTGGCGGGGGCGCTGGCGCTCGAATTCAAGTCCGTGCAGATGCTCGGACCGGATCTGCGGATCGTGTCTCGGGTGCGCGGCCGCGACAGCTTTTAG
- the ribBA gene encoding bifunctional 3,4-dihydroxy-2-butanone-4-phosphate synthase/GTP cyclohydrolase II: MNASVTPIGASRGTRAPAPISPVEEIVAELAAGRMVILVDEEDRENEGDIVIAADHITPEAINFMARHARGLICLTLSREMCERLQLPPMVSRNGAKHSTAFTVSIEAAEGVTTGISAADRARTVQAAVARNAVASDLVQPGHIFPLQAVDGGVLMRAGHTEAGCDLAAMAGCSPASVICEVMNEDGTMARLPDLQIFAAEHGLKIGTIAALIEHRSRVESLVEKVGCREIQTAWGTFTAHAFTDKPSRGVHLALVRGKWAPEDTVSVRVHEPLSVLDALEINRSLHSWSLDASLSHIATEGKGVAVLLNCGETAGELLAQFDGTARPAQAPERGRMDLRSYGIGAQILRECGVHKMNLLGTPRRMPSMAAGYGLEIAGYLTKD, from the coding sequence ATGAACGCTTCCGTCACGCCCATCGGCGCTTCCCGCGGCACGCGGGCACCCGCGCCGATTTCCCCGGTCGAGGAGATCGTGGCCGAGCTCGCCGCCGGCCGCATGGTGATCCTGGTCGACGAGGAAGACCGCGAGAACGAAGGCGACATCGTCATTGCAGCCGACCACATCACGCCCGAGGCCATCAACTTCATGGCGCGCCACGCACGCGGGCTGATCTGCCTCACGCTCTCGCGCGAAATGTGCGAGCGGCTGCAGCTGCCGCCCATGGTTTCGCGCAACGGCGCCAAGCATTCGACGGCCTTCACCGTGTCGATCGAGGCGGCCGAAGGCGTGACCACCGGCATCTCGGCCGCCGACCGCGCGCGCACGGTGCAGGCGGCGGTGGCGCGCAACGCCGTCGCGAGCGACCTCGTGCAGCCCGGCCACATCTTTCCGTTGCAGGCGGTGGACGGCGGCGTGCTGATGCGCGCGGGCCATACCGAAGCCGGTTGCGATCTCGCCGCGATGGCCGGCTGCTCGCCCGCCTCGGTGATCTGCGAAGTGATGAACGAAGACGGCACCATGGCGCGCCTGCCCGACCTGCAGATCTTCGCGGCCGAGCATGGGCTCAAGATCGGCACCATCGCCGCGCTCATCGAGCACCGCAGCCGCGTCGAATCGCTGGTCGAGAAAGTCGGCTGCCGCGAAATCCAGACCGCCTGGGGCACGTTCACCGCCCATGCCTTCACCGACAAGCCCAGCCGCGGCGTGCACCTTGCGCTGGTGCGCGGCAAGTGGGCGCCCGAAGACACGGTGTCCGTGCGCGTGCACGAGCCACTTTCAGTGCTCGATGCGCTCGAAATCAACCGCTCGCTGCACTCGTGGAGCCTTGACGCCAGCCTCTCGCACATCGCGACCGAAGGCAAGGGCGTGGCTGTGCTGCTGAACTGCGGCGAAACGGCCGGTGAACTGCTCGCCCAATTCGACGGCACCGCGCGCCCCGCGCAAGCCCCCGAGCGCGGCCGCATGGACCTGCGCAGCTATGGCATCGGCGCGCAAATTTTGCGCGAATGCGGCGTGCACAAGATGAACCTGCTCGGCACGCCCCGCCGCATGCCGAGCATGGCCGCGGGCTACGGCCTCGAAATTGCCGGCTACCTCACGAAAGACTGA
- a CDS encoding riboflavin synthase, translated as MFTGIITGVGRIAAIHDLGPSSSSYGKRLGISVPDGYLDDVGLGDSIALNGACMTVTTLDPAQQLFTIDISAESLDKTAGLIEEGARINLEKALRASDRLGGHIVSGHVDGIGTVSHFAPVGESWELRVVAPPALARFLAYKGSITVNGVSLTVNTVADNADGSEISINLIPHTVDNTSLGGLTAGSKVNLEIDTVARYVERMLQAGVLAPSAVGSTQSTYSKDTAE; from the coding sequence ATGTTCACCGGAATCATTACCGGCGTGGGGCGCATCGCCGCCATCCACGACCTCGGCCCCTCCTCCTCCTCCTACGGCAAAAGACTCGGCATTTCGGTGCCCGACGGGTATCTCGACGATGTAGGCCTCGGCGACAGCATTGCGCTCAACGGCGCCTGCATGACCGTGACCACGCTCGATCCGGCACAGCAACTGTTCACCATCGACATTTCGGCCGAATCGCTCGACAAGACCGCGGGCCTCATCGAAGAAGGTGCCCGCATCAACCTCGAGAAGGCACTGCGCGCCAGCGACCGGCTCGGCGGCCATATCGTTTCGGGCCATGTGGACGGCATCGGCACCGTGAGCCATTTCGCGCCCGTGGGCGAAAGCTGGGAACTGCGCGTGGTGGCGCCGCCTGCGTTGGCGCGCTTCCTGGCCTACAAGGGCTCCATCACGGTCAACGGGGTCAGCCTCACGGTCAACACCGTGGCCGACAATGCCGACGGCAGCGAGATCAGCATCAACCTGATTCCGCACACCGTCGACAACACCTCCCTGGGCGGCCTGACGGCAGGCTCCAAGGTCAATCTCGAAATAGATACCGTGGCGCGCTACGTGGAGCGCATGCTTCAGGCCGGCGTTCTTGCGCCCTCGGCCGTCGGCTCCACGCAATCAACGTATTCCAAGGACACTGCCGAATGA
- the ribH gene encoding 6,7-dimethyl-8-ribityllumazine synthase, with protein MQGSNKGERTLNGKGLRIGIVQARFNADVTDALAAACLAELETLGVAAEDIHHVEVPGALEVPVALQAMAVRGGYHALVALGCIIRGETYHFELVANESGASVSRIALDHRLPIANAILTTENLEQAVARQTDKGRDAAQVAVEMAQLLASLK; from the coding sequence ATGCAAGGTTCAAACAAGGGCGAGAGAACGCTCAACGGCAAGGGCCTCCGCATCGGCATCGTGCAGGCGCGCTTCAACGCCGACGTCACCGATGCGCTCGCCGCTGCCTGCCTCGCGGAGCTCGAGACGCTGGGCGTGGCCGCGGAGGACATTCACCATGTAGAGGTTCCCGGCGCGCTCGAAGTGCCCGTAGCCTTGCAGGCGATGGCCGTGCGCGGCGGCTACCACGCACTCGTGGCGCTGGGCTGCATCATCCGCGGCGAGACCTACCATTTCGAACTGGTGGCCAACGAATCCGGTGCAAGCGTGAGCCGCATTGCGCTCGACCATCGCCTTCCCATCGCCAACGCGATTCTCACGACCGAAAACCTCGAGCAAGCTGTTGCCCGGCAGACCGACAAGGGCCGCGATGCAGCCCAGGTGGCTGTCGAAATGGCGCAATTGCTGGCCTCCCTGAAATGA
- a CDS encoding pyridoxal phosphate-dependent aminotransferase — protein MRISARAQRIEPFYVMEVAKAAGVLAREVAHTDRPMIFLNIGEPDFTAPPLVQEAAARAVRAGATQYTQATGLDHLRERISGWYKSRFNVGVPARRIVVTAGASAALQLACLALIESGDEILLPDPSYPCNRHFVSAADGTAVLIPTTAEERFQLTAAKVEAAWTDKTRGVLLASPSNPTGTSIAPDELRRIHNVVSQRGGITLIDEIYLGLSHDDAFGQTALAIDDNVISINSFSKYFNMTGWRLGWLVVPEALVPVVERLAQNLFICPSTVSQYAALACFEDPSIAEYERRRAEFKARRDWFIPQLNALGLNVPVVPDGAFYAWADCTGVAEKLGISGSWDFAFETMKRAHVAVTPGRDFGTAETGKFVRFSTASSMAHLEESIERLRAMIANPAR, from the coding sequence ATGAGAATTTCGGCGCGCGCGCAGCGCATCGAACCGTTCTATGTGATGGAGGTTGCCAAGGCCGCCGGCGTGTTGGCGCGCGAGGTGGCGCATACCGACCGGCCGATGATCTTCCTGAACATCGGCGAGCCCGATTTCACCGCACCGCCGCTGGTGCAGGAAGCTGCGGCCCGCGCGGTGCGCGCCGGTGCCACGCAGTACACCCAGGCCACCGGGCTCGACCATTTGCGTGAGCGCATCAGCGGCTGGTACAAGAGCCGCTTCAATGTCGGCGTGCCGGCCCGCCGCATCGTGGTGACGGCCGGTGCCTCGGCCGCGCTGCAGCTGGCGTGCCTGGCGTTGATCGAGTCCGGCGACGAGATCCTGCTGCCCGACCCGAGCTATCCCTGCAACCGCCATTTCGTGAGCGCAGCGGACGGCACGGCCGTGCTGATTCCCACCACGGCCGAAGAGCGTTTCCAGCTCACCGCCGCCAAGGTGGAAGCCGCGTGGACCGACAAGACGCGCGGCGTGCTGCTCGCCTCGCCTTCCAACCCCACGGGCACCTCGATTGCGCCCGACGAGCTGCGACGCATCCACAACGTGGTGTCGCAGCGCGGCGGCATCACGCTGATCGACGAGATCTATCTCGGACTTTCCCACGACGACGCTTTCGGGCAAACGGCGCTTGCCATCGACGACAACGTCATCAGCATCAACAGCTTCAGCAAGTACTTCAACATGACCGGCTGGCGGCTCGGCTGGCTGGTGGTGCCCGAAGCGCTGGTGCCTGTGGTCGAGCGGCTCGCGCAGAACCTTTTCATCTGCCCGAGCACCGTGTCGCAGTACGCGGCACTGGCCTGCTTCGAAGACCCGAGCATTGCTGAATACGAGCGCCGCCGCGCCGAGTTCAAGGCGCGCCGCGACTGGTTCATTCCGCAGCTCAACGCACTCGGCCTCAACGTGCCCGTGGTGCCCGACGGCGCCTTCTACGCCTGGGCCGACTGCACCGGCGTGGCGGAGAAACTCGGCATCTCCGGCAGTTGGGATTTCGCCTTCGAAACCATGAAGCGCGCCCATGTCGCCGTCACGCCCGGCCGCGACTTCGGCACCGCCGAAACCGGCAAGTTCGTGCGCTTTTCCACCGCCAGTTCGATGGCGCATCTCGAGGAATCCATCGAACGCCTGCGGGCCATGATCGCGAACCCGGCCCGATGA